A single region of the Vicia villosa cultivar HV-30 ecotype Madison, WI linkage group LG4, Vvil1.0, whole genome shotgun sequence genome encodes:
- the LOC131599639 gene encoding uncharacterized protein LOC131599639, protein MAKEIETLTEDERRALRGSKFAPLPSLPHSNKPKPRLAHPGGPLATNKAAALAKFLERKLKDPKGLESINPDLLELAVNNAKQTVYTSGTSNSGRNVRHVESFGDSDASEEEHNDLLVVKECKKRKKKKQKKKNKKRKEVEDSGYAVMKKP, encoded by the exons ATGGCGAAAGAGATCGAAACTCTCACAGAAGACGAAAGACGCGCACTTCGTGGAAGCAAATTCGCCCCTCTTCCCTCCCTTCCTCACTCCAATAAACCCAAACCTAG ATTGGCTCATCCTGGTGGACCTCTTGCGACGAATAAAGCAGCGGCTTTGGCTAAGTTTTTGGAGAGAAAGTTGAAGGATCCTAAGGGATTGGAGTCTATTAACCCTGATCTTCTTGAACTTGCTGTTAATAATGCTAAACAAACTGTTTATACAA GTGGTACTTCAAATTCCGGAAGAAATGTTCGGCACGTGGAATCCTTTGGCGACTCAGATGCTAGTGAAGAGGAACATAATGATCTACTTGTTGTAAAGGAAtgcaagaagagaaagaagaagaaacaaaagaagaaaaataaaaaacgaaAG GAAGTTGAAGACAGTGGATATGCTGTGATGAAAAAGCCTTAA
- the LOC131595170 gene encoding large ribosomal subunit protein mL102 (rPPR5) has product MAFISNNSKLLRWRPSLHPIFPSTSLSSRFSTSTAEPLSEPDHPLPLHSPPEPPPLPQPKPQSKSNSSQSNPELIISRMLANRVWTTRLQNSIRSIAPKFDSNLVWNILHATTNPDQALKFYRWLERSNLFTHDTHTTLKMLQILTRFSKLNHARCILLDLPKKNLPFDEDMFVALIEGYGRAGIVQEAVKIFQKLDQKSVKSYDALFKVILRKGRYMMTKRLYNAMLREGIEPTRHTYNILLWGMFLSLRLNTAIRFYEDMKSKGIEPDVVTYNTLIHGYFRFKKVDEAEGLFVEMKEKNIVPNVISYTTMLKGFVDVGKVDRAVEVFEEMKSCGIKANAVTFTTLLPGLCDADKLVEAGNLLGEMVERYIAPKDNSVFMKLMDCQCKAGNLDAAVDVLKAMVRLSIPTEAGHYGVLIESFCKAKVYDRAEKLLDKLIEKDIVLRPENSFEMEASAYNPMIEYLCDNGKTGKAETFFRQLMKKGVLDSVAFNNLFRGHSKEGNPESALEIATIMSRRGVASDADSYRLLIDSYLRKGEPADAKTALDHMLEGGHQPDSSLYRSVTESLFEDGRVQTASRVMKTMVEKGVKENMDLVPKILEALLMRGHVEEALGRIDLLMLNGYEPDFDHLISTLCEKEKRIAALRLLDFVLERDIIIDFSIYDKVLDTLLAAGKTLNAYSVLCKILEKRGATDWSSRDELIKNLNQEGNTKQADVLSRMIKEKVTSPPKREGKKKASRVA; this is encoded by the coding sequence ATGGCGTTCATTTCCAACAACTCCAAGCTCCTCCGATGGCGTCCATCTCTCCACCCCATCTTCCCCTCCACCTCCCTTTCCTCCCGTTTCTCCACCTCCACCGCCGAACCTCTCTCCGAACCCGACCACCCTCTCCCCCTCCACTCCCCTCCCGAACCAcctcctctccctcaacccaaaCCCCAATCCAAATCCAACTCCTCCCAATCCAACCCCGAACTCATAATCTCCCGCATGCTCGCAAACCGTGTCTGGACAACTCGCCTCCAGAACTCGATCCGCTCAATCGCCCCCAAATTCGATTCCAATCTCGTCTGGAACATCCTCCACGCCACCACAAACCCTGATCAAGCCCTAAAATTCTACCGCTGGCTCGAACGTTCGAATCTCTTCACACATGACACTCACACCACTCTCAAAATGCTTCAAATCTTAACCCGTTTCTCCAAATTAAACCATGCTCGATGTATTCTCCTTGATTTGCCGAAAAAGAATCTTCCTTTCGACGAAGATATGTTTGTTGCTTTAATTGAAGGTTACGGTCGCGCTGGAATTGTTCAGGAAGCTGTTAAGATCTTCCAGAAATTGGATCAGAAAAGCGTTAAATCTTATGATGCTTTGTTTAAAGTGATTCTGAGAAAGGGAAGGTACATGATGACGAAGAGGCTTTACAATGCGATGTTGAGGGAAGGTATTGAACCTACTAGACATACTTATAATATTCTTCTTTGGGGTATGTTTTTGTCTTTGAGATTGAATACTGCTATTAGATTTTATGAGGATATGAAAAGTAAGGGTATTGAGCCTGATGTTGTGACGTATAATACTTTGATTCATGGTTATTTTCGGTTTAAGAAAGTTGATGAGGCTGAGGGTTTGTTTGTGGAGATGAAAGAGAAGAATATTGTTCCTAATGTTATTAGTTATACTACTATGTTGAAGGGGTTTGTTGATGTTGGGAAAGTTGATAGGGCGGTTGAGGTTTTCGAGGAGATGAAATCTTGTGGGATTAAGGCGAATGCAGTTACTTTTACTACTTTGTTGCCGGGGTTGTGTGATGCTGATAAGTTGGTGGAGGCTGGGAATCTCTTGGGGGAGATGGTGGAGAGGTATATTGCTCCTAAGGATAATTCTGTGTTTATGAAACTGATGGATTGTCAGTGTAAAGCGGGTAACTTGGATGCTGCGGTGGATGTGTTGAAGGCGATGGTGCGGTTGAGTATTCCTACGGAGGCGGGTCATTATGGTGTGTTGATTGAGAGTTTCTGTAAGGCTAAAGTGTATGACAGGGCGGAGAAATTGTTGGACAAGTTGATTGAGAAGGATATTGTTTTGAGGCCGGAGAATTCGTTTGAAATGGAAGCTAGTGCATATAATCCGATGATTGAGTATCTGTGTGACAATGGGAAGACAGGGAAAGCAGAAACGTTTTTCCGGCAATTGATGAAAAAGGGTGTACTGGATTCCGTTGCTTTTAATAACTTGTTCCGTGGGCACTCGAAAGAAGGCAATCCTGAATCTGCACTTGAGATTGCAACAATCATGAGTAGGAGAGGGGTTGCTAGTGATGCAGATTCTTATAGACTGCTTATTGATAGTTACTTGAGAAAAGGAGAACCAGCTGATGCTAAAACAGCTTTGGACCACATGCTTGAAGGTGGGCATCAACCAGATTCATCTCTTTACAGGTCAGTTACGGAGAGCTTGTTTGAAGATGGAAGGGTGCAAACTGCAAGCAGAGTAATGAAAACTATGGTAGAGAAGGGGGTGAAGGAGAATATGGACTTGGTTCCGAAGATATTGGAGGCCCTTCTCATGAGAGGCCATGTTGAAGAAGCTTTGGGCAGAATTGATTTGCTTATGCTTAATGGGTATGAGCCTGATTTTGACCACCTTATATCTACTCTCTGTGAGAAAGAAAAGAGGATCGCTGCTCTCAGATTGTTAGATTTTGTTCTCGAGAGAGACATTATCATAGACTTTTCAATCTATGATAAGGTTTTAGATACTCTCTTAGCAGCAGGAAAGACCCTCAATGCATATTCCGTCTTATGTAAAATTCTGGAGAAAAGAGGCGCGACAGATTGGAGCAGCCGTGATGAGTTGATCAAGAACCTTAATCAGGAAGGTAACACAAAGCAAGCAGATGTCCTGTCgagaatgatcaaagaaaaagtgACAAGTCCTCCAAAGAGAGAGGGAAAGAAGAAAGCAAGTAGAGTTGCATAA